Genomic DNA from Penaeus monodon isolate SGIC_2016 chromosome 40, NSTDA_Pmon_1, whole genome shotgun sequence:
tgtgtgtgtgttgttttttggtgtgtttgtgttgtgttttgtgtgtgggggttttattttagagattttatataaaattatataatatctatatataataaaatttatatatatataataatttttatgttaaaattttatatatatatatatatatataatataaatatatataataaaatccccaaatattttaatatatatatatatagtttattttaatatatatttttatatccctttaaaagttattttgatttataaaattattataaaattcttattatatatatttatttattggctttcccacccccaccccccccccccaacacaacacccctttaaaattattttatttattttatataaaatatatattaaaatatataaaaattttatatatataaaccccccacaccacacacattttatatataatatataatatatatataatatatatattatatatgtggggtgtgtgtgtgtgtgtgtggggttgtgtgtgtgtgtgtgtgtgtgggtgtgtgtgtgtgttgtggtgtgtttgtgtgtgtgtataaacgcatatatatatattataatatataatatattaaatatatatatatatatatttaaaatattttatatatatatgtatggtgtgtgttttggtgtatgtgtgtgtgtgtataacgcttaaatattttaaattatattatataaaaatatatatagaaatataatatatataaaataatatttttatttttgtttacgccatttgggtttctttttttttgtgcaaaaacATGGGGTTAACATAAAAAAGGTGACCGGGGCATGTGaaaaacatgaagggacctggaaaCTTGAGCAACTGGCtggagcagaggagcggaggaacaagccaagagagacgcattTGGGTGTCCCTCCTGTGAAAAACTCGGGGGGTCCCCTTTGGGGGCCGGAAAACTTTGTTTTGCCCTTTTATAAGTTTTATCGGGGGGCAGTGTGacttggggtttcccccctgCATTGTGCCTATGGGAAAAGGTAGGGGTAATAACTTGTTTAATTAAAGGAAGGCTGTCATCGTGGGGTTTTTTTCCGTCCCCGGTTCAGGGCCCCGTGAAtaccacgccgtctgcctagcctcccttgttttggtggcagagagacgagggggccggcataacaaatggtgtcaggagtgcgTTTTTGTGAATTTGATCAGTAGAtccccgatttatcatgtcgcccaAAGGGATGGTGGCAgtcatgagggaggggggaggctatgATGAGGCAGGCACGATTGAGGTGAAGCCGACCCCAGAGGGGCCCCGGGATCACTGCCCATGCTGGCCAgtatgggggaggaaatggcaaaaaagggCAGAAGACCGGCGCAGGGGGCACACGAGCAAGCGCACCATCCGTCGAGATGCGGGCCCAATGAAGGCAGGGAACATTTTCGGGAAAAATtgtgaggtgctacagagaaatcttgctctgtgaagatggaaaataaaatttaccccgggacaaggcctgcaacagcgaaATTGAACTAAATGGGGGAaaggtgcagactctaaagggcgaggttcaggcctgggggaggaagtgaagggggaaagggggcatcaGGGCCGTAGTAATTTTTGCAAGCAAAAGAAGGCAGACGGGGTTTTCTGGAAACGGGATGCCAGAGTTTCAATTTACTGGGTCTGTCGGGGTTtgtggcgggaaaacccccgggggcctcgCAGTTTCGgggtcggagccagtggtcgcggCAAAAGGCTGGGGCCCCATGGGAACCGCTCCCTTTGGGGTTATAGGTGGCAGCTAACTGGGAAACCCATAACCCGCCTCtttgggcccccctccccccctttcccctcccccccgggcggttagttcacggcacgcgttctccaccctgcagccccccccccggcctccagacattcttgaGGCGAAAGAAGCTGAGTATGAGGGGGAAGGTCCCCAAATTTTCAAATGCTGGCACTCCCAGGGcttggagccaggaagaaaagggccccCTGTAGCGGGAAAACAGCGCTGGGGGGGCCCCGTgggggggaagtgttggggcatctgccgttTATCCCAAATGCCTCTTACACAAGCGTGCGGGGCTTTGAAAGCCTTTttcgggccccaaacccccccaggcCGAGGTAAAATgggggcccacttgaagaaggggggactcgtgagcgtgggggGAACACGGGCAAGCTGGGCAGGATTTTGGAGCCGCGGGTTTAAgaaggtcgtaccctgcagctggggaaagagagacggggtcctggcccgcgatttctttttgACGTTTTCCCAAGGaccgcagctgcaaatctacgtaagCAGGCACCCCTGAGggccctgcaggtggcgctggcgggggcccaTAGAGTTCGGGGCCCTTCCTAAAGGGGAAACCAGGGGCCCCTAGGGCCAGCTGTTTCCCCCCGCCGTGCCCttctgggggggaaaggaaaaaagtggaaaagggttTAACATTGAGGAAGGGAGCCCGGGCATTTTCCCAAGGCTTGTTTTTGGGGctgcggagggggaagggggccacAGACGaaagtcagtgtcagagggagcggggAACACGTCCTCTAAACCCCGGGACTTTTTTGGATGCCTTCCACAGTATTTAAAGGCCCTTTTGGCGGGTTTATGATCTCCTTTCCAAGTGCGCCCAAAGGGCTAAGGAATTTGGTACAGGAAAAAAATTGGACAGGTAGAAAAGGGGCCGTcctgggttccccccccccgttttgggtaagctgccatcgaaccagcacgatgggGTGGGGGGGCCTCAGTAGAGGGGAAGCCATCCCGGGCCTGACAGTGGACAGGGGGGAGAAAAACCCTAGTGCGgcttgaaaatttttggggggacctATGCACCAAGAGACTGTttttggtgtcacggggcattgggGTGCAGCCCAAGGGGCCAGTGGGGGGCCGTTTTGGGCGTGGGCAGACATTTGCAGCGGTTTTGCCGGGTTTTGGGGGCCGATCTGGACAGCACTGCTTGCGGGGGCCTtgctacctgacgcagagtaagggtgtgtcgaccttgggagggaaagctggtgagggtgcacggtgaagttTGGGGCCCTTgttttccagaggttggctgtgcaggggAAAGCTGGGCGAGGGAAACCCTTCCTTTCCGGGAAAAAAGAGTCTAGAACCCGGTGTGGGCTGCCCAAGAGTGATGGTGGGGGGAAGGCCCTTTCatggagcccccccccccggggaagccCCCTTTTCCCGCGGTGAGGGGTTTAAAGGTCCCAATGATCGGTAAAAGGGGGCCCCAGGGGGCCCTCCCCATACtggggggtcaccagtgggggatgagcccaaaaggggtttccctggtgccccaaggcctagagaggggggggttgtacCCACCCCGATTCATTCCTTTTGGACCGGGGAAAAACTCCCCCCacggggtgtttttttgggcgtGGCATCCCGTTTTTACCGGGAGACGGAAATCCGGgggtttgagcgatgctgcacgcgtCCCCGGCAGCAAAGCAACACACCCTTTGGTCCTTTTCGGGTTTTGGGACGGGTGGCTGATAAAGGCCCCGGGCAAGTCAATGGGCTGGTAAAAAATATGGCTGGGgtaaagcaggcactattcattTTTGGAGGCATAGGCCCCGCGATTTGCCATCATCccttaatatttttggggggggggggggcgatattttcctcattaccccggtggctgttgggagattttgggaACCCCAAAACATAGTTTCCCCCTCATTGGaccccgggtgggggggggggtggggaaaaatgaagaattcaaatttttggggataaaaattttacaaagactAGCTCTCCCCCCTTGACGACCTGCGAAATCcttcgaccattctctctggaaaatcaaaACGCCCACGGGAAACCCTTTTCCgtttcccaaaaggggcaaaaaagggaatGGGTAATGGTTCCtgggtttcccaaaacccaaaggtaagaaggggaaaagccctCTAATCCACTGGGGAAAGATCTTCCCCTGGTAAATATGAAGGCATTTCATATATAAGAAACCTTGGGTAGTGAAACCTTTAAATGGGTTTTTCCAAATCAGGATTTgggacttttttggggttttcatcggaaaatattaaaagtatgtCAACGGGGTTTCCTCGAATCACCCCCCCGCGAAAACGGTA
This window encodes:
- the LOC119597975 gene encoding nascent polypeptide-associated complex subunit alpha, muscle-specific form-like translates to MNSACFTPAIFFTSPLTCPGPLSATRPKTRKGPKGSKAPASSAVQIGPQNPAKPLQMSAHAQNGPPLAPWAAPQCPVTPKTVSWCIGPPKNFQAALGFFSPLSTPFGRTWKGDHKPAKRAFKYCGRHPKKSRGLEDVFPAPSDTDFQGHGGGKQLALGAPGFPFRKGPELYGPPPAPPAGPSGVPAYLARVPPTLTSPPFFKWAPILPRPGGVWGPKKAFKAPHACGAVPMGPQPFAATTGSDPETARPPGVFPPQTPTDPQDFSVAPHNFSRKCSLPSLGPHLDGWCACSCAPCAGLLPFFAISSPILASMGSDPGAPLGHNAGGKPQVTLPPDKTYKRAKQSFPAPKGDPPSFSQEGHPNASLLACSSAPLLQPVAQVSRSLHVFHMPRSPFLC